A genomic segment from Lutibacter sp. A80 encodes:
- the msrB gene encoding peptide-methionine (R)-S-oxide reductase MsrB, translating into MKKLLLFLVTTICIISTNYSQEKKDKIMVKKVNKTEEQWKKELTPQEYYVLREKGTDRPSEGGLTSHFEKGTYYCAACNAQLFESNSKYESHCGWPSFDDAIEGSVNFVKDTSHGMIRTEIICAACDGHLGHVFDDGPKETTGQRYCVNTTSIKFVKTEN; encoded by the coding sequence ATGAAAAAACTACTCTTATTTTTAGTTACAACTATTTGTATAATTTCAACTAATTATTCTCAAGAGAAAAAAGATAAAATTATGGTTAAAAAAGTTAATAAAACTGAGGAACAATGGAAAAAAGAATTAACTCCTCAAGAATATTATGTTTTAAGAGAAAAAGGAACAGATAGACCAAGTGAAGGTGGTTTAACTTCACATTTTGAAAAAGGAACCTATTATTGTGCTGCTTGTAATGCACAACTCTTTGAGTCTAATAGTAAATATGAATCGCATTGTGGGTGGCCTTCTTTTGACGATGCTATTGAAGGATCTGTTAACTTTGTTAAAGATACTAGTCATGGTATGATAAGAACTGAAATAATTTGTGCTGCTTGTGACGGACATTTAGGTCATGTTTTTGATGATGGTCCAAAAGAAACTACAGGGCAACGTTATTGTGTAAATACAACTTCTATAAAATTTGTAAAGACCGAAAATTAG
- a CDS encoding MFS transporter has translation MLQKGDKKLINAWAFYDWANSVYSLVISTAVFPIYYSSLTESFANVEGEITFLGTQWNPTTLYDYTLAFSFLIVAFISPILSGIADYTGNKLKFLKAFCLLGSLSVMCLFFFKDEASLWVGIVFTILASIGFWGSIVFYNAYLPEVAHPEQQDDVSAKGFIFGYSGSILLLLLSLVMINKPELFGLPNAGFASRLTFLIVGVWWFGFAQITYAKLPNNVYNRKPKKDFIWKGLHELKIVAKGLKQHPELKLFLSSFFMYSVGVQTIILMAGIFGSKELGLPTLDLIAVILVVQIVGIVGAFVFSRLSDKIGNISTLKVTVLIWTIVCFIAFLLDKSQENINLYFYGLGALIGLVMGAIQSLSRSTYSKLLPDTTDHATYFSFYDVTEKIAIVFGMLIFGLLVSLTGSMQWSVLFLAVFFLISFVLLFFIRKTKYVQ, from the coding sequence ATGTTACAAAAAGGTGATAAAAAGCTTATAAATGCTTGGGCGTTTTACGATTGGGCAAATTCGGTATATTCTTTAGTAATTAGTACTGCTGTTTTTCCAATTTATTACAGTAGTTTAACAGAGTCTTTTGCAAATGTTGAAGGAGAAATTACTTTTTTAGGCACACAGTGGAATCCAACTACCTTGTACGATTATACATTAGCTTTTTCATTTTTAATTGTGGCATTTATTTCACCAATTTTATCTGGTATTGCCGATTATACAGGCAATAAATTAAAATTTTTAAAAGCATTTTGTTTATTAGGATCTCTATCTGTTATGTGCTTGTTCTTTTTTAAAGATGAAGCAAGTTTATGGGTAGGTATTGTATTTACAATATTAGCAAGTATTGGTTTTTGGGGAAGTATTGTTTTTTATAATGCTTATTTACCAGAAGTTGCACATCCCGAACAGCAAGATGATGTAAGTGCAAAAGGATTTATTTTTGGATATTCAGGCTCTATTTTATTATTGTTATTAAGTTTGGTAATGATTAATAAACCTGAATTATTTGGATTGCCAAACGCAGGTTTTGCATCTCGATTAACTTTTTTAATAGTTGGTGTTTGGTGGTTTGGTTTTGCTCAAATAACTTATGCTAAACTTCCAAATAATGTATATAATAGAAAGCCTAAAAAAGATTTTATTTGGAAAGGTTTACACGAATTAAAAATAGTAGCTAAGGGATTAAAACAGCATCCAGAATTAAAATTGTTTTTAAGCTCATTTTTTATGTATAGTGTAGGTGTACAAACAATTATTTTAATGGCTGGTATTTTTGGTAGCAAAGAATTAGGATTACCTACCTTAGATCTAATTGCAGTTATTCTAGTGGTGCAAATTGTTGGTATTGTTGGCGCTTTTGTATTTTCTAGATTGTCAGACAAAATTGGGAATATTTCAACTTTAAAAGTCACTGTTTTAATATGGACAATTGTTTGTTTTATTGCTTTTTTGTTAGATAAATCTCAAGAAAATATTAATTTATATTTTTATGGATTAGGAGCTCTTATTGGATTAGTAATGGGAGCTATACAATCTTTATCAAGATCAACATATTCTAAATTATTACCAGATACAACGGACCATGCAACTTATTTTAGTTTTTACGATGTTACTGAGAAAATAGCCATTGTTTTTGGTATGCTTATATTTGGGTTATTGGTTTCTTTAACAGGTTCAATGCAATGGAGCGTACTGTTTTTAGCAGTTTTCTTTTTAATTTCGTTTGTTTTACTTTTCTTTATAAGAAAAACAAAATATGTTCAATAA
- a CDS encoding alpha/beta hydrolase, protein MKQNKPNTPNKAKNIPKIPRSVIIPGKILQSIAPPLATKYAIKLFTTPIKYKTPEREQIMAKSAQKEMLFIPELNKKVMVYTYGYSKKKVLLVHGWSGRGTQLYKIADKLLENGFMTISFDAPAHGKSEGKKTMMTEFIAASNYIEKKYGPFEYAIGHSLGGMTVLNNIKQGLAIKKAIVIGAGDIITDIFNVFVSKIELNQKIVPRMKRYFLNKFGEDVDNYSASLAAKEVKIPTLIIHDEEDKEVTVSCAHNIRQNTKQGELLITKGLGHTRILKDDFVVDSIIEFIKRNP, encoded by the coding sequence ATGAAGCAAAATAAGCCTAATACCCCAAATAAAGCAAAGAATATTCCAAAAATTCCAAGGTCTGTAATAATTCCTGGAAAAATACTACAATCTATTGCGCCTCCTCTTGCAACTAAATATGCTATAAAATTATTTACAACTCCCATAAAGTATAAAACGCCAGAGCGAGAACAAATAATGGCTAAAAGTGCTCAAAAAGAAATGCTTTTTATTCCTGAGTTAAATAAAAAAGTTATGGTATATACTTATGGGTATTCAAAAAAGAAAGTTTTATTGGTACATGGTTGGTCTGGTAGAGGTACTCAATTGTATAAAATTGCAGATAAATTATTAGAAAATGGATTTATGACCATAAGTTTTGATGCTCCTGCACATGGAAAATCTGAAGGTAAAAAAACTATGATGACCGAGTTTATTGCTGCTTCAAATTATATTGAAAAAAAATATGGCCCTTTTGAATATGCAATAGGACACTCTTTAGGTGGAATGACCGTTTTAAATAACATTAAACAAGGTTTAGCTATTAAAAAAGCAATAGTAATTGGTGCTGGTGATATTATTACAGATATTTTTAACGTATTTGTAAGTAAAATTGAACTAAATCAAAAAATAGTACCTAGAATGAAACGCTATTTTTTAAATAAATTTGGTGAAGATGTAGATAACTATTCAGCAAGTTTAGCCGCAAAAGAAGTTAAAATTCCTACTTTAATAATACATGATGAAGAAGACAAAGAAGTTACTGTAAGTTGTGCACATAATATTCGTCAAAATACTAAACAAGGTGAACTTTTAATAACAAAAGGGTTAGGACACACTCGAATTTTAAAAGATGATTTTGTTGTAGACAGTATTATTGAATTTATAAAAAGAAACCCTTAA
- a CDS encoding M48 family metallopeptidase encodes MKKNISLILVLLFIISCSTVPITGRKRVNFVSDAEILPSSFAQYEGFLEENKISTDMSMTNEVKTVGARISKAVDKFMRANNMVSEADSYRWEFNLIDDATVNAWCMPGGKVVFYTGILPICANTDGIAAVMGHEVAHAFAKHGQERMTSAYGQQLGGIAVAIGTNNKDPKTQQLWNTIYGVGSQVGMLAYSRTHETEADKLGMVFMIMAGYNPEEAINVWIRMSERADSGSAPPEFLSTHPSNESRIANLRAYLPTAVELAKQYSVD; translated from the coding sequence ATGAAAAAAAATATTTCTTTAATATTGGTATTACTTTTTATAATTAGTTGTAGTACAGTTCCAATAACTGGAAGAAAACGTGTTAATTTTGTTAGCGATGCCGAAATATTACCTTCAAGTTTTGCACAATATGAAGGGTTTTTAGAAGAAAATAAAATTTCTACAGACATGTCAATGACTAATGAAGTGAAAACTGTAGGGGCTAGAATATCAAAAGCTGTAGATAAATTTATGAGAGCTAATAATATGGTTAGTGAGGCAGATAGTTACCGTTGGGAATTTAATTTAATAGACGATGCTACAGTAAATGCTTGGTGTATGCCTGGTGGAAAAGTAGTTTTTTATACGGGAATTTTACCAATATGTGCCAATACTGATGGAATTGCCGCTGTTATGGGGCACGAAGTAGCACATGCTTTTGCTAAACACGGACAAGAACGTATGACTAGTGCTTACGGTCAACAATTAGGAGGTATTGCAGTAGCGATTGGAACTAATAATAAAGATCCAAAAACACAACAATTGTGGAATACAATTTATGGTGTTGGCTCACAAGTTGGTATGTTAGCTTATAGTAGGACACATGAAACAGAAGCCGATAAGTTAGGAATGGTATTTATGATTATGGCTGGATACAATCCTGAAGAAGCAATTAATGTATGGATTAGAATGAGTGAACGCGCAGATAGCGGTAGTGCTCCTCCAGAATTTTTAAGTACGCACCCGTCTAACGAATCAAGAATTGCAAATTTAAGAGCCTATTTACCAACAGCAGTTGAGTTGGCAAAACAGTACAGTGTAGATTAG
- a CDS encoding secondary thiamine-phosphate synthase enzyme YjbQ, protein MKFYQKNISLKPFKRGFHLITSDIIKAFPELKQISIGQLQVFIKHTSASLTINENADPTVRTDFESHFNTMVPENMPYYIHTYEGPNDMPAHIKTSLLGNSIQVPITNGKLNLGIWQGIYLCEHRDNGGSRSLVLTAFGNQ, encoded by the coding sequence ATGAAATTTTATCAAAAAAATATAAGTTTAAAACCATTTAAAAGAGGGTTTCATTTAATTACTTCCGATATTATAAAAGCATTTCCAGAGTTGAAACAAATTTCAATAGGACAATTGCAAGTTTTTATAAAACACACTTCTGCAAGTTTAACTATAAATGAAAATGCGGATCCAACCGTTAGAACTGATTTTGAAAGTCATTTTAATACAATGGTTCCCGAAAATATGCCTTATTATATACATACCTATGAAGGTCCTAATGATATGCCAGCACATATAAAAACTTCTTTATTAGGGAACTCAATTCAAGTTCCTATAACCAATGGGAAATTAAATTTAGGTATTTGGCAAGGAATTTATTTGTGTGAACATAGAGATAATGGCGGAAGCAGAAGCTTGGTTTTAACAGCTTTTGGAAACCAATAG